The Methylomicrobium agile genome has a segment encoding these proteins:
- the fabZ gene encoding 3-hydroxyacyl-ACP dehydratase FabZ, whose product MSIKLDILQIQNFLPHRYPFLLVDKVIECEPGVRLLGVKNVTYNEPFFQGHFPQKPIMPGVLIIEAMAQTTGLLASETAPEELSGMIYYLVSVDKAKFKRPVVPGDQLMLEAKFLKSKRNIWAFDCSAEVDGEFIASAEIRCAAVVN is encoded by the coding sequence ATGTCCATCAAGTTAGATATTTTACAAATACAGAACTTTTTACCACATCGCTATCCCTTTCTGCTGGTCGACAAGGTCATCGAGTGTGAACCTGGAGTCCGGTTGCTGGGAGTCAAAAACGTTACTTATAACGAACCTTTTTTTCAGGGCCATTTTCCCCAAAAACCGATTATGCCGGGCGTATTGATCATCGAAGCGATGGCGCAGACGACCGGCCTTCTGGCCTCCGAAACGGCTCCTGAAGAACTCAGCGGGATGATTTATTATCTGGTCAGCGTCGACAAGGCCAAATTCAAACGCCCCGTCGTTCCCGGCGATCAATTGATGCTGGAAGCCAAATTCTTGAAAAGCAAGCGCAATATCTGGGCATTCGATTGCTCGGCCGAAGTCGATGGCGAATTCATCGCCAGCGCTGAAATCCGCTGTGCAGCCGTGGTAAATTAA
- the rnhB gene encoding ribonuclease HII produces MGPVYAMADVILAESGLIAGVDEAGRGPLAGPVAAAAVILDPKKPISGLADSKTLSEKKRLALYQAIRENALAWSIAEASVAEIDRLNILQATLLAMQRAVAQLSIPPDHVLVDGNRLPVLAVPARAIVQGDRKIPAISAASILAKVHRDRTMADYAKEFPGFAFDLHKGYGTRQHLSELAEFGPLSIHRRSFKPVKDLCRDK; encoded by the coding sequence ATGGGACCTGTTTACGCAATGGCGGACGTCATTCTTGCGGAATCCGGGCTGATCGCCGGCGTCGACGAAGCCGGGCGGGGCCCTTTGGCGGGACCGGTCGCGGCTGCCGCCGTCATCCTCGACCCGAAAAAACCGATAAGCGGCCTAGCCGATTCGAAAACGCTGAGTGAGAAGAAAAGGCTGGCGCTTTATCAGGCCATTCGGGAAAACGCCCTGGCCTGGTCCATTGCCGAAGCTAGCGTAGCGGAGATCGACCGGCTGAACATTCTGCAAGCCACGCTGCTGGCCATGCAGCGGGCGGTCGCGCAGCTATCAATCCCGCCGGACCACGTCCTGGTCGACGGCAACCGCCTGCCGGTTTTAGCGGTCCCGGCCCGGGCAATCGTGCAGGGCGACCGGAAGATTCCGGCCATCAGCGCGGCTTCTATCCTCGCCAAAGTCCACCGCGACCGGACCATGGCGGACTATGCAAAAGAATTTCCCGGCTTTGCGTTCGATCTGCATAAAGGTTACGGCACCCGGCAACATCTGTCCGAACTGGCAGAGTTCGGACCTTTGAGCATCCATCGCCGGTCTTTCAAGCCGGTGAAAGATCTGTGCCGCGACAAATGA
- the lpxA gene encoding acyl-ACP--UDP-N-acetylglucosamine O-acyltransferase, protein MIDPTSIIDKRAELAGDVSIGPYTIIGADVKIDSGTVIGPHVVIKGPTSIGKDNRIFQFSSIGEDPQDKKYAAELTRLEIGDRNTIREFTTMHRGTQQDNSLTKIGNDNLFMAYTHVAHDCMIGDHVVMANGASLAGHVSLSSHAILGGFTLVHQFTKIGQYSFAAMGSAITQDVPPFVMVGGKPTRPHGINTVGMERNGFSPEDIRLIRKAYKIVYKMNLRLEDAIDELLNLDEENTHLGEFADFLRHVSRGILR, encoded by the coding sequence TTGATCGATCCAACTTCCATTATCGATAAACGCGCTGAATTGGCCGGCGACGTTTCCATCGGACCCTATACGATCATCGGTGCCGACGTAAAGATTGATTCAGGCACCGTCATCGGCCCGCATGTAGTCATCAAAGGACCGACTTCCATTGGTAAAGATAATCGCATCTTCCAATTTTCTTCGATAGGCGAAGACCCTCAAGACAAGAAATATGCCGCCGAACTGACCCGGCTCGAAATCGGCGATCGCAACACGATCCGCGAGTTCACCACGATGCATCGGGGGACGCAGCAGGATAACAGCCTTACCAAAATCGGCAACGACAATTTATTCATGGCCTACACCCATGTCGCGCACGACTGCATGATAGGCGATCATGTCGTGATGGCCAACGGCGCTTCTCTGGCCGGCCATGTCAGTCTGAGCAGCCACGCGATTCTTGGCGGTTTTACACTGGTCCACCAGTTTACCAAAATCGGCCAGTACAGCTTTGCTGCAATGGGCAGTGCGATCACCCAGGACGTGCCGCCTTTCGTGATGGTCGGCGGCAAACCCACCCGACCTCATGGGATCAATACGGTCGGGATGGAGCGCAACGGTTTTTCTCCCGAAGACATTCGGCTGATCAGAAAAGCGTACAAAATCGTTTACAAGATGAATCTTCGTCTCGAAGATGCGATTGATGAGCTGCTGAACCTTGACGAAGAAAATACCCATTTAGGCGAATTCGCGGATTTCTTGCGCCATGTCAGCCGCGGCATTTTACGCTAG